In Kangiella koreensis DSM 16069, the DNA window CAACTTCGACAAATTGCGCAAAAGGCAAATAGCACTATCCTGCCGGTCCACCGGCAGCAATTGCTGACTCAGGGTGACAGCCTCCTATGGCTAACCTGGAACGAATTATCCGATGTATTCGAGGATGTTCAAGATAAGCACTTGATCTATCTGGGGCAAGTTGGAGAACAGTACTACTTCAGTTATCGGCTAACCGAACCCGAATATCTTATCAAACAGTTTCAATCAGTCTCATTGAAAGGCTTAAGAGAACTGATACCCGTATTATCAGAGGCTGATTCATTTTTAGCTAACGTGGCGATTGGTATTGAACACTGGCACAACACGCACCAGTATTGTGGCTTTTGTGGCCATGCCACCTACTCAACATTAGCTGGCTTTGTCCGCCAATGCAGCAATCCAGAATGTGCCAAAGAGCACTATCCACGAACCGATGCTGCGGTG includes these proteins:
- the nudC gene encoding NAD(+) diphosphatase — translated: MFALQFDQLDRQAELRINPAQLRQIAQKANSTILPVHRQQLLTQGDSLLWLTWNELSDVFEDVQDKHLIYLGQVGEQYYFSYRLTEPEYLIKQFQSVSLKGLRELIPVLSEADSFLANVAIGIEHWHNTHQYCGFCGHATYSTLAGFVRQCSNPECAKEHYPRTDAAVICAITYQDKILLVRQAQWPENRYSVIAGFVEPGESLEQAVAREANEEAGLTVTNIQYFGSQPWPFPQSLMTGFTAEATHPSIELKDDELEHASWFTRSQINELVDTGQLILPYQYSISRTLIEHWRNS